The window GAGTCATAGCGAAGGAGACTTTATGGGGGCTGAGGTCCTACAGCATCCTCAAAAGCGGGACAGGTAAGAGCACTCTCCAAACGGGATGATTAGCTTTAACCGGGGATTTTGATTCGTATACGGAAGGTTCTACTACGCGGCTTTTCTGACTCGCCCCTGTTTAATACAAGAGGCGCATGCCTTTATGCGCTTCACTTTTCCGTCAACTATAGCACGAACGCTTTGCAGGTTCGGATCCCATCTGCGATTGGTGATGTTGTGAGCGTGACTCACATTGTGTCCGTAAACCGGCTTCTTTCCGCAGATGTCACACACTTTTGCCATTTACTTCTCCATAAGTTTCCTAAATTTAGCTATCCTTAGGCAATTTTCCAACGATCTACAAGAGTTGGCAGCAAGTCAAATTGACCAGCGTCGTCACGCTCCAATCCAACAAATCTCGGATTTTCCAGCTGCAGCATGACATCGAACCGGAGAAAATCACTTATTGAAAGTCTGAAACAGCGATGGTATATTTTCACACAGCGAATTGAAAATCAACCATCTATTGTACCACAGTCTTTATAACACTTTAATTATTTTAATTAAGTAATCAATGTCCCTGCCACTTAAGTCAATTCTGGTGACCGGAGGCGCCGGTTTTATCGGAAACAATTTCATCAGGTATTTCCTCCGAAGACACAACGACATCGAGCTGGTAAATCTCGACAAGCTCACTTATGCCGGGAATCTCGAAAGTCTGAACGATATTGAAGGTGAACCGCACTATCATTTCTTCAAGGGAGATATCGCGGACAGCTCATGTGTGTCCAGGCTGTTTCACGAGTGGCAGTTCGACGCTGTGGTGAACTTCGCGGCCGAGTCTCATGTCGATCGAAGCATTCTGGGTCCCCGCATTTTCATCGAGACTAACATCAAGGGGACGCTGACGCTGCTCGAAGCTGCCAGGGAGTTCGGACTGGAAAAGTTTCTTCAGGTTTCAACCGATGAGGTTTACGGATCACTCGGTCCGACGGGGAAATTCACCGAGAAGACACCGATCGCGACAAACAGCCCTTACTCGGCCAGCAAAGCGAGCGCCGACCTCCTCGTGAGAGCCTGGGACAAAACATTCAAGCTGCAGACACTCATCACGCGATGCTCTAACAATTACGGTCCATTCCAGTTTCCCGAGAAATTCATTCCGCTCATGATCATCAACGCTCTTCAGGATAAGGATTTACCGATATACGGAGACGGAAAGAATGTACGGGACTGGATTTTTGTGGAAGACCATTGTGAGGGAATCGATACGGTTCTGCAGACCGGCAAACCCGGCGAAATTTATAATATCGGCGGCGGCAATGAGGTCCAAAACATCGACATGGCCATGATGATTCTCGATCGACTTGGAAAGC of the Candidatus Kryptoniota bacterium genome contains:
- the rpmB gene encoding 50S ribosomal protein L28, with product MAKVCDICGKKPVYGHNVSHAHNITNRRWDPNLQSVRAIVDGKVKRIKACASCIKQGRVRKAA
- the rfbB gene encoding dTDP-glucose 4,6-dehydratase; protein product: MSLPLKSILVTGGAGFIGNNFIRYFLRRHNDIELVNLDKLTYAGNLESLNDIEGEPHYHFFKGDIADSSCVSRLFHEWQFDAVVNFAAESHVDRSILGPRIFIETNIKGTLTLLEAAREFGLEKFLQVSTDEVYGSLGPTGKFTEKTPIATNSPYSASKASADLLVRAWDKTFKLQTLITRCSNNYGPFQFPEKFIPLMIINALQDKDLPIYGDGKNVRDWIFVEDHCEGIDTVLQTGKPGEIYNIGGGNEVQNIDMAMMILDRLGKPHTLLKFVKDRPGHDRRYAMDCAKMESELGWNPRHSFENGIDETIKWYVANEKWWGRIISGEYQNYYKLQYEGR